DNA from SAR324 cluster bacterium:
CTGGGTGGCTCCTTCAGAAGATGGTCAGTCCTGGCAGGCTGGCTTACAGTTGCGTTTCTGAAAGGCTTACGCTGAGTTCCAATGACCGGATCACGTGTCCGAGCCCTACTGCTGGCCCACTGGCAAGAGTCCTTGCTATTATTACTGCTGGGGCCCCTTGCCTTGTATTTTGCTCTCTCCAACTCCACCTCTGAATCACTGCCACTGCTGCCCTTGCCGGAGAGTCAGGTGCTGCAGTTGGAGCAGATTACTCTGCAGGATTATCGAAAAGATTTCAAACGTTGGACCTTAACGGGCCTTCGAGCTTTGATGGCCGAGGATAGTTCGATCATGAATGTGGAGCAACCTCGATTAAGACTGCATCCTAGTCCTGAAACGATACCATTCACAGACACGCTAGTACGTGCCAACGAAGCTTTGATCGACTGGCGGCAGCAGTTGGTGGAAATTCGTGGTGAGGTTGAGGTAGAACGTGATGGCAAACTATATTTGCAGGCAGAGCGTGCTATATACGATCTGCAGACAGAAGTACTACGGATGCCGGGAGAAGTACAAATGATCTGGCAGGGTAGCGATGTCGATGGTGCAGATTTGCGCTACGAACTGCAGACTGGATTGGTTGAACTCCACGGTGTGCATTATCAGCGTTGATTGACTTTCCAGTTTCAGGATGAACTTGAGGCAGGAAGATAGGCTTTTTCGTAATTCTGGGATGCAGGCTAAAGAAGGTAATGAGTGATTTCTATAGTTCAAAGGAACTTGAACAGCTAGCACAACGGGAAGTCCGGATTCTATTGCCGGAACAGACTGTGATCCGTCGTGATGTGGATCTTCAGCAACTAGAGTCAGGAGCTGTGCTACACCCAGGTACTCGCCTGCAGGGTCAGTCCACTCGAGTACTGGCAGGAGCCGAGATCGGCCCTGGAGGCTATGTGGTCTTAGAGAATAGTGTAGTTGGCCCAGGCGCAATCGTAGGTGCTCAAGGGCCAGTTTCCTTGCGGC
Protein-coding regions in this window:
- the lptC gene encoding LPS export ABC transporter periplasmic protein LptC, whose protein sequence is MTGSRVRALLLAHWQESLLLLLLGPLALYFALSNSTSESLPLLPLPESQVLQLEQITLQDYRKDFKRWTLTGLRALMAEDSSIMNVEQPRLRLHPSPETIPFTDTLVRANEALIDWRQQLVEIRGEVEVERDGKLYLQAERAIYDLQTEVLRMPGEVQMIWQGSDVDGADLRYELQTGLVELHGVHYQR